In the Gorilla gorilla gorilla isolate KB3781 chromosome 10, NHGRI_mGorGor1-v2.1_pri, whole genome shotgun sequence genome, one interval contains:
- the MDM2 gene encoding E3 ubiquitin-protein ligase Mdm2 isoform X5, protein MIYRNLVVVNQQESSDSGTSVSENRCHLEGGSDQKDLVQELQEEKPSSSHLVSRPSTSSRRRAISETEENSDELSGERQRKRHKSDSISLSFDESLALCVIREICCERSSSSESTGTPSNPDLDAGVSEHSGDWLDQDSVSDQFSVEFEVESLDSEDYSLSEEGQELSDEDDEVYRVTVYQAGESDTDSFEEDPEISLADYWKCTSCNEMNPPLPSHCNRCWALRENWLPEDKGKDKGEISEKAKLENSTQAEEGFDVPDCKKTIVNDSRESCVEENDDKITQASQSQESEDYSQPSTSSSIIYSCQEDVKEFEREETQDKEESMESSLPLNAIEPCVICQGRPKNGCIVHGKTGHLMACFTCAKKLKKRNKPCPVCRQPIQMIVLTYFP, encoded by the exons aatCATCGGACTCAGGTACATCTGTGAGTGAGAACAGGTGTCACCTTGAAGGTGGGAGTGATCAAAAG GACCTTGTACAAGAGCTTCAGGAAGAGAAACCTTCATCTTCACATTTGGTTTCTAGACCATCTACCTCATCTAGAAGGAGAGCAATTAGTGAGACAg AAGAAAATTCAGATGAATTATCTGGTGAACGACAAAGAAAACGCCACAAATCTGAtagtatttccctttcctttgatGAAAGCCTGGCTCTGTGTGTAATAAGGGAGATATGTTGTGAAAGAAGCAGTAGCAGTGAATCTACAGGGACGCCATCGAATCCG gaTCTTGATGCTGGTGTAAGTGAACATTCAGGTGATTGGTTGGATCAGGATTCAGTTTCAGATCAGTTTAGTGTAGAATTTGAAGTTGAATCTCTCGACTCAGAAGATTATAGCCTTAGTGAAGAAGGACAAGAACtctcagatgaagatgatgag GTATATCGAGTTACTGTGTATCAGGCAGGGGAGAGTGATACAGATTCATTTGAAGAAGATCCTGAAATTTCCTTAGCT GACTATTGGAAATGCACTTCATGCAATGAAATGAATCCCCCCCTTCCATCACATTGCAACAGATGTTGGGCCCTTCGTGAGAATTGGCTTCCTGAAGATAAAGGGAAAGATAAAGGGGAAATCTCTGAGAAAGCCAAACTGGAAAACTCAACACAAGCTGAAGAGGGCTTTGATGTTCCTGATTGTAAAAAAACTATAGTGAATGATTCCAGAGAGTCATGTGTTGAGGAAAATGATGATAAAATTACACAAGCTTCACAATCACAAGAAAGTGAGGACTATTCTCAGCCATCAACTTCTAGTAGCATTATTTATAGCTGCCAAGAAGATGTGAAAGAGTTTGAAAGGGAAGAAACCCAAGACAAAGAAGAGAGTATGGAATCTAGTTTGCCCCTTAATGCCATTGAACCTTGTGTGATTTGTCAAGGTCGACCTAAAAATGGTTGCATTGTCCATGGCAAAACAGGACATCTTATGGCCTGCTTTACATGTGCAAAGAAGCTAAAGAAAAGGAATAAGCCCTGCCCAGTATGTAGACAACCAATTCAAATGATTGTGCTAACTTATTTCCCCTAG